Below is a window of Fimbriimonadaceae bacterium DNA.
CCGTATCCGGTCACCGCGATGAAGTAGTGCTGTTCGTTTTGAATGACTTGGCCTGGGTTGATGATCGGGTTTTGAACGTTGTAATTCGCAAAGTTTGGAATTGCGACGTTCAACGTTTTAAACAACATCAGCAGAACCGGGGGCAGTTCCTTGTTCTCGGTCATCGTCTGCATGAACGGGTTGAAGACCGATCCAACCAAGAACAAGCCGCCAGTAAGGAAGAAGTTCACAATCGGCGATACGAAAGTCGAGAAGAAGACGCCCACTGCGGCCAAGAGGCACATCTGGACATAGAACATCATGATGCCCTTGACCAATGCCAGCGACTCGGAAGTGATTCCACTCTGACGATAGATGAACAGGATAACAACGACCACTGCCATCAGGGCCATCATCAGGCCAAGCGCGAGAATTGCGCCCATGAACTTCCCAACGAGGAATTGCCAGCGTTGGACGGGCTTAGACAGAATCGTATAGATCGTTCGGCGTTCCACCTCGTTCGGGATCATGTAAACCGTAAGCACAATCGCGATGACGGCGCCGGTGATCTGTACCATACCGAGCATGAACGACTTGAGAACGGTCATCTCTTGCCGCGCCGAGAGGACGGTCAACGCAGGAGCGATCATGGTGAGGAACACACCGATAAACAGAATAATAAGCAGCACTCGACGTCGGATCGCTTCACCGATCGTCGTTGCGGCTAAAGACCAGATAACTCTCACTTCTTCCCTCCAGGGCCAGGGGCTGCGCTGCTTACCGTTTCTACGAAGAGGTCTTCGAGGTATTTGCGGCGTCGGACTACCTGCACGATTTTGCCCTTCTGGGTTCTTATGCTGTCGATGACGGCGTTGTGATCGTGAGTGTCGTTCAATTCGATGAGGACCCCGTCCGATTCAAACGGAAGAACTTTTGCTCCGTTTAATCCGAGGCCACCAACCCAATCGACGCTTACGCCTTCGGCGGTGATCTCAACGAGTTCGCCTCGAAGAAGGTCTGAGAGTTTGCCTTGGCGCTCAATGCGTCCGTGGTTAATGATGGCAACACGGTCGCAGATGCGCTCAACTTCGCTCATTTCGTGTGACGAGACAAAGACAGTGCGGCCCTCTCCCTTGAATTGGAGAATGAGGTCACGAATCTCTTTGTGCGCGATAGGGTCGAGACCACCGGTGGGCTCATCCAAGAAGAGGAGCTTGGGGTCGTTGAGCAGGCTTTGCGCCAAACCGACGCGTTGCTGCATACCCTTCGAGTACTGCGAGATGGTTTTGGTCATATCCTTATGCAGGTTGACCTTTTCTAAGAGACGCTTACAAAGATCGATATCATGGATTCCGAACAGTGAGGCATAGAATCTCAGCAGCTCAAGGCCCGTCATATATTCGTAATAATACGGGCGCTCGGGCAGGTAGCTGATCAGTTTGTGGACATCTATGTCTCCGATCTCTTTTCCAAGAACGAAGGCCTCTCCTGTCGTGGGATAAATGATGCCGAGCAGCATCTTGATCGTAGTCGTTTTACCCGCACCGTTCGGGCCAAGGAATCCAAAGATTTCTCCTTCCTCGACCTCCAAGTTGAGATTGTCGACGACGTTGATCTTTCCGGCTCGGGTTCGATAAGATTTTGTAAGGTTGATCGTTTCGATGGCAGCGGCCAAAAGTAAATGACCTCCTATGAGTCAATGACGGCAGATTATACCAAGGCAAGCTTTGGGCCAAAGCCCGTGCCAGCTCTTGAAAGCCAAACGCGATTGCTCCTTTTTTGGTTCCCAGCGCGAACTTTGTGCAAAACATCGCCCTAAAACTCAGCAAACAACTTGTGACATTCGCTTCAATCGTGTATATAATCATTCAAGCGCCAAGAGACCCAAACTTCCGGTTTGGACTCGAAAGGGTCCTCGCGAGAGAGGTTAGGCCTTGGAGGAAAGCTTGCGAGAAGGTTCTTTGCTCTCCTTTCAGCCTTCTCGCATTTTTTTATTTGTCCTGAGCATTTCTGCGATTAGGCCCCTTTTGCGGCTTTTATAAACGCACGCAACTTTTCTCGATCTTTTATGCCGGGCGAAGATTCCACCCCTGAGCTCACATCGACAAAGTGAGGACGGACGGCGTTGATAGCCTCCGCTACGTTTTCGGGGGAAAGTCCACCCGCCAGCCCAACTGGGATGCTGCTCTGGGTCACTATCCTCGCGGCTAGATCCCAATCCGCTCGGTGGCCCGTTCCTCCAAAAGCCCCTTGATGGTAAGCATCAATGAGGAGTTTCTGGGCGCCGGAGGCGCTTTCAAGAACTTCTTGAACTGTATTTTGAGGCTTGAGGCGTACGGCTTGCCAGCGAGATTGCGGGCTTGATAGCCACTCCACCGATTGCACGATGTCGAAGCCTTTTGGCAGATGGGCGAGATTGCAGACCCCGAACACAGCAACCTTTTTGGCAGCAAGCTCA
It encodes the following:
- a CDS encoding ABC transporter permease subunit, producing the protein MRVIWSLAATTIGEAIRRRVLLIILFIGVFLTMIAPALTVLSARQEMTVLKSFMLGMVQITGAVIAIVLTVYMIPNEVERRTIYTILSKPVQRWQFLVGKFMGAILALGLMMALMAVVVVILFIYRQSGITSESLALVKGIMMFYVQMCLLAAVGVFFSTFVSPIVNFFLTGGLFLVGSVFNPFMQTMTENKELPPVLLMLFKTLNVAIPNFANYNVQNPIINPGQVIQNEQHYFIAVTGYGLLYIGILLVGAILIFDRREV
- a CDS encoding ABC transporter ATP-binding protein yields the protein MAAAIETINLTKSYRTRAGKINVVDNLNLEVEEGEIFGFLGPNGAGKTTTIKMLLGIIYPTTGEAFVLGKEIGDIDVHKLISYLPERPYYYEYMTGLELLRFYASLFGIHDIDLCKRLLEKVNLHKDMTKTISQYSKGMQQRVGLAQSLLNDPKLLFLDEPTGGLDPIAHKEIRDLILQFKGEGRTVFVSSHEMSEVERICDRVAIINHGRIERQGKLSDLLRGELVEITAEGVSVDWVGGLGLNGAKVLPFESDGVLIELNDTHDHNAVIDSIRTQKGKIVQVVRRRKYLEDLFVETVSSAAPGPGGKK
- a CDS encoding phosphoribosylanthranilate isomerase, which produces MVEVKICGLRTREDAEFARDCGADYLGFVFEPSSPRCFGDPSQIPDWISELAAKKVAVFGVCNLAHLPKGFDIVQSVEWLSSPQSRWQAVRLKPQNTVQEVLESASGAQKLLIDAYHQGAFGGTGHRADWDLAARIVTQSSIPVGLAGGLSPENVAEAINAVRPHFVDVSSGVESSPGIKDREKLRAFIKAAKGA